Proteins encoded within one genomic window of Ctenopharyngodon idella isolate HZGC_01 chromosome 6, HZGC01, whole genome shotgun sequence:
- the mdfic2 gene encoding myoD family inhibitor domain-containing protein 2 isoform X2, whose product MAGQNSEIELDLIKTEERSSFVKAGAEVSSTAPGRLSPIPELDPWEREADTDSTEFTYSLCSVDRYSTASSSLSDSQERGELCARIVLNCLFCRFYDLFLMLPETCERAANSICPTYMLFSPPAEPAHNTNWNCSCDFDCGLRDACHETGECLELAMEISEVCYH is encoded by the exons ATGGCTGGACAAAACTCGGAAATCGAGCTTGATTTGATCAAAACTGAAGAGAGAAGCTCTTTTGTAAAAGCTG GAGCGGAGGTGTCCAGCACAGCACCTGGGAGACTCTCACCTATTCCTGAACTGGATCCCTGGGAAAGAGAAGCAGACACGGACTCTACGGAATTCACTTACTCCTTATGCTCAGTGGACAGGTACAGCACTGCCAGCAGCTCCCTGTCTGACTCCCAGGAGAGAGGAG agcTCTGTGCTAGGATTGTACTAAATTGCCTCTTCTGCCGATTCTACGACCTGTTCCTCATGCTACCTGAAACATGCGAGCGAGCTGCTAACTCCATCTGCCCGACCTACATGCTTTTCTCTCCACCCGCGGAACCTGCGCACAACACCAACTGGAACTGCAGTTGTGATTTTGACTGTGGCCTTAGGGACGCCTGCCATGAAACAGGGGAATGCCTTGAGCTAGCGATGGAAATTTCGGAGGTTTGCTATCACTGA
- the mdfic2 gene encoding myoD family inhibitor domain-containing protein 2 isoform X1 encodes MMAGQNSEIELDLIKTEERSSFVKAGAEVSSTAPGRLSPIPELDPWEREADTDSTEFTYSLCSVDRYSTASSSLSDSQERGELCARIVLNCLFCRFYDLFLMLPETCERAANSICPTYMLFSPPAEPAHNTNWNCSCDFDCGLRDACHETGECLELAMEISEVCYH; translated from the exons ATG ATGGCTGGACAAAACTCGGAAATCGAGCTTGATTTGATCAAAACTGAAGAGAGAAGCTCTTTTGTAAAAGCTG GAGCGGAGGTGTCCAGCACAGCACCTGGGAGACTCTCACCTATTCCTGAACTGGATCCCTGGGAAAGAGAAGCAGACACGGACTCTACGGAATTCACTTACTCCTTATGCTCAGTGGACAGGTACAGCACTGCCAGCAGCTCCCTGTCTGACTCCCAGGAGAGAGGAG agcTCTGTGCTAGGATTGTACTAAATTGCCTCTTCTGCCGATTCTACGACCTGTTCCTCATGCTACCTGAAACATGCGAGCGAGCTGCTAACTCCATCTGCCCGACCTACATGCTTTTCTCTCCACCCGCGGAACCTGCGCACAACACCAACTGGAACTGCAGTTGTGATTTTGACTGTGGCCTTAGGGACGCCTGCCATGAAACAGGGGAATGCCTTGAGCTAGCGATGGAAATTTCGGAGGTTTGCTATCACTGA